A window of the Synechococcus sp. M16.1 genome harbors these coding sequences:
- a CDS encoding ferredoxin:protochlorophyllide reductase (ATP-dependent) subunit N, producing the protein MAGPTLLKESGPREVFCGLTSIVWLHRRMPDAFFLVVGSRTCAHLIQSAAGVMIFAEPRFGTAILSERDLAGLADAHDELDRVCRELLQRRPEIRTLFLVGSCPSEVIKLDLARAAERLNEELTGRVRVVNYSGSGIETTFTQGEDGALAALVPLLPASDERQLLLVGTLADAVEDRQMHLFQRMGIETIRSLPPRQSSDLPAVGAGTTVLLTQPFLTETARLLSDRGATVLTAPFPLGAEGSRRWMEAAAAAFHLPDERVAAVLDPLMERAQSALARHRAVLEGKRIFLLPESQLELPLARFLQRECGMELVEVGTPYLNREQMAAELALLPDDVPVMEGQHVEQQLDRVRASQPDLVVCGMGLANPLEAEGIATKWSIELVFSPIHGIDQAGDLAELFSRPLRRRQLIRPGLHPSSPDPTVHA; encoded by the coding sequence ATGGCCGGGCCAACGCTGCTGAAGGAATCGGGGCCGCGAGAGGTGTTCTGCGGCCTCACCTCGATTGTGTGGCTGCATCGGCGCATGCCCGATGCCTTTTTTCTTGTGGTGGGATCACGCACCTGCGCCCATCTGATCCAGAGCGCCGCAGGGGTGATGATTTTTGCCGAACCCCGTTTCGGCACAGCCATTCTCAGCGAGCGGGATCTGGCTGGCCTCGCCGATGCCCACGACGAACTCGACCGGGTCTGCAGGGAACTGCTGCAACGCCGCCCCGAAATCCGCACGCTGTTTCTGGTGGGGTCCTGCCCCAGCGAAGTGATCAAGCTGGATTTGGCCCGGGCCGCCGAACGGCTCAACGAAGAACTGACAGGCCGGGTGCGGGTGGTGAACTACTCCGGCAGCGGCATTGAAACCACGTTCACCCAGGGAGAAGACGGGGCACTGGCAGCCCTCGTTCCCCTGCTCCCCGCCAGCGATGAGCGTCAGTTGCTGCTGGTGGGAACCCTCGCTGATGCCGTGGAAGACCGGCAGATGCACCTGTTCCAGCGTATGGGCATCGAGACAATTCGCAGCCTGCCGCCCCGGCAATCGAGTGACCTGCCCGCCGTGGGAGCTGGAACCACGGTGCTGCTGACCCAACCCTTTCTCACGGAAACTGCGCGCCTGCTCAGCGACCGCGGCGCCACAGTGCTCACGGCCCCCTTCCCGTTGGGGGCCGAGGGGAGTCGCCGCTGGATGGAGGCTGCTGCTGCTGCCTTTCATCTGCCTGATGAACGGGTTGCTGCTGTGCTCGACCCGTTGATGGAGCGCGCCCAGAGCGCCTTGGCCCGCCATCGCGCCGTGCTGGAGGGCAAGCGGATCTTCCTGCTGCCCGAATCCCAGCTGGAACTGCCCCTAGCCCGGTTTCTGCAACGGGAATGCGGCATGGAACTGGTGGAGGTGGGCACGCCTTATCTGAACCGCGAACAGATGGCTGCCGAGCTGGCCTTGCTCCCCGATGACGTCCCGGTGATGGAGGGGCAACACGTGGAGCAGCAACTGGACCGGGTTCGCGCCAGCCAGCCCGACCTGGTGGTGTGCGGGATGGGCCTGGCCAATCCGCTGGAGGCCGAAGGCATCGCCACCAAATGGTCGATCGAACTGGTGTTCAGCCCGATCCACGGCATCGACCAGGCCGGCGACCTAGCGGAACTGTTTTCGCGGCCGTTGCGTCGCCGGCAACTGATTCGACCTGGCCTCCACCCCAGCAGCCCCGACCCAACCGTGCACGCCTGA
- a CDS encoding ferredoxin:protochlorophyllide reductase (ATP-dependent) subunit B, translating into MQLTLWTYEGPPHVGAMRIAASMRGVHYVLHAPQGDTYADLLFTMIERRGQRPPVTYTTFQARDLGGDTAELVKRHVREAVDRFQPDALLVGESCTAELIQDQPGALAQGMELTMPVVSLELPAYSKKENWGAAETFYQLVRNLLKEQAPANNQHDPRAWQHQGRRPRVNLLGPSLLGFRCRDDVLEVQKLLTLHGIDVGVVAPLGAGVEDLQRIPDADLNVCLYPEVAESSCSWLERNFGMPFSRTVPIGVGATHDFLVEVHEMLGMEPPAPDEGYRRSRLPWYSESVDSTYLTGKRVFIFGDGSHALAAARICSEELGFTVVGLGSYSREMARPVRAAAKALGLEALISDDYLAVEAAMAEAAPELVLGTQMERHSAKRLGIPCAVISTPMHVQDVPARMSPQMGWEGANVIFDDWVHPLMMGLEEHLIGMFRHDFEFVDGHQSHLGHAGGAGAADSSSLSDIPGEGDGALQWTADGEAELKKIPFFVRGKVRRNTEAYARDVGCRVISSETLYDAKAHFKA; encoded by the coding sequence ATGCAACTCACGCTCTGGACCTACGAAGGGCCACCCCATGTGGGGGCCATGCGCATTGCCGCCTCCATGCGCGGCGTTCATTACGTGCTCCATGCCCCCCAGGGGGACACCTATGCCGATCTGCTGTTCACGATGATTGAGCGGCGCGGACAGCGTCCGCCCGTCACCTACACCACCTTTCAGGCCCGGGATCTCGGCGGGGACACCGCCGAACTGGTGAAACGGCATGTGCGTGAAGCGGTGGATCGCTTCCAACCCGATGCCCTGCTGGTGGGGGAAAGCTGCACCGCGGAGTTGATTCAGGATCAGCCCGGTGCCCTGGCCCAAGGCATGGAGCTCACCATGCCGGTGGTGAGTCTGGAGCTGCCGGCCTACAGCAAAAAAGAGAACTGGGGAGCCGCGGAAACCTTCTACCAACTGGTGCGCAACCTGCTGAAGGAGCAGGCGCCAGCCAACAACCAGCACGACCCCAGGGCATGGCAACACCAGGGCCGCCGGCCCCGGGTGAACCTGTTGGGCCCATCCCTGCTGGGCTTCCGCTGCCGCGACGACGTACTGGAGGTGCAGAAACTGCTCACCCTGCACGGCATCGATGTGGGCGTGGTGGCGCCCCTCGGGGCAGGCGTGGAGGATCTGCAGCGGATCCCCGATGCCGATCTCAACGTCTGCCTTTATCCAGAGGTGGCGGAATCCAGCTGCAGCTGGCTGGAGCGCAATTTCGGCATGCCCTTCAGCCGAACGGTGCCGATTGGCGTGGGCGCCACCCACGATTTCCTCGTCGAAGTGCACGAAATGCTGGGGATGGAGCCCCCCGCCCCCGACGAGGGCTACCGGCGCTCACGCCTGCCCTGGTATTCGGAATCCGTGGACTCCACGTACCTCACGGGCAAGCGGGTGTTCATCTTTGGCGACGGTAGTCACGCCCTCGCCGCAGCCCGGATCTGCAGCGAGGAACTGGGTTTCACGGTGGTGGGGCTGGGCAGCTACAGCCGGGAGATGGCCCGGCCCGTGCGGGCCGCCGCCAAAGCCCTGGGCCTGGAGGCCCTAATCAGTGACGACTACCTGGCGGTGGAAGCGGCCATGGCCGAAGCGGCACCGGAACTGGTGCTGGGAACCCAGATGGAGCGCCACAGCGCCAAGCGGCTGGGGATTCCCTGCGCGGTGATCAGCACACCCATGCATGTGCAGGACGTTCCTGCCCGAATGAGCCCCCAGATGGGCTGGGAAGGAGCAAACGTGATCTTCGACGACTGGGTGCACCCGCTGATGATGGGCCTGGAGGAACACCTGATCGGCATGTTCCGCCACGACTTCGAATTCGTAGATGGCCACCAGAGCCACCTGGGCCATGCCGGTGGTGCCGGCGCCGCCGACAGTTCCAGCTTGAGTGACATCCCAGGGGAGGGCGATGGCGCTCTGCAGTGGACGGCCGATGGGGAAGCCGAGCTGAAGAAGATCCCCTTCTTCGTACGGGGAAAGGTGCGACGCAACACAGAGGCTTACGCGCGCGATGTGGGCTGCAGAGTGATCAGCAGCGAAACGCTGTATGACGCAAAAGCCCACTTCAAGGCATGA